The following proteins are encoded in a genomic region of Neospora caninum Liverpool complete genome, chromosome XI:
- a CDS encoding putative queuine tRNA-ribosyltransferase, with amino-acid sequence MTLASASPSLPSCSASDCGLGAAVDLAEPPALSKAREALQAALRFSLLHVDGRARCSIVHLPHGDVRTPIFMPVGTYGTLKGLNSRLLHILHDETLHAERKAEERQCGSGTPARGDAGDAARAADPAQEASDQTRLRADLEGPESGATRMPVASCLSSAFPSSPLSGSSRSSYATHERLRTPPSGHSFPPVFSSHSFSPLASTPQKGEQEGLSGDFASEGVESRLGNGEEGDSTSLASPARRPPASFSPIILGNTFHLYRHLGLERMEAAGGLHDFMGWGGNLLTDSGGFQMVSLLKIIAVREEGVAFAASSLDTKREGKRQQRKRFAADTEREQETEEKAEKEEEGGEDTGGGLLLLTPEKSIHMQNAMGSDIIMQLDDVVSSTTPDPARVEDAMQRSLRWLDRCIAAHRRPRDQALFGIVQGGLDPRTREVSLREIQKRPLPGFAIGGLSGGEAKDDFWRMVELSTRPGKGLPANKPRYVMGVGYPLDIVVCVALGCDMFDCVYPCRTARFGTALVREQGGILRVKQKKYKLDLRSLDPTCGCYACRNYSRAFFHASFGKMPAVSQLLTVHNLFFMQTLCLDMQRAIAAGTFPAFVRSFLLQLFPPSSKPGAGQGRREESAEGGDREEGKAREERTDERTDASGPASVAAGDGRGATEGGVAGEHEKPEGKALEEKKNKRQRRLKAEAKRKERESSGAAQDTCAETHENGEPAANLSSACPPIWVRDALRTAGIVIDDLYTFSEDERKN; translated from the exons ATGACGCTTGCCTCcgcttccccctctcttccttcttgctcGGCCTCAGATTGCGGCCTTGGCGCCGCGGTGGATCTCGCTGAGCCTCCAGCTCTGTcgaaagcgcgagaagccTTGCAGGCtgctctccgcttttctctgctgcatGTCGACGGCCGCGCGCGATGCAGCATCGTGCACCTGCCGCACGGCGATGTGCGTACACCGATCTTTATGCCGGTGGGGACTTACGGAACCCTCAAGGGGCTGaattctcgccttcttcacatCCTCCATGACGAGACGCTTcacgcggagaggaaggcggaggagcGACAGTGTGGAAGTGGAACACCCGcgcgtggagacgcaggagacgcggcgcgtGCGGCCGATCCCGCGCAGGAAGCCTCAGATCAAACGCGACTGCGCGCGGATCTCGAGGGCCCCGAAAGCGGCGCTACCCGAATGCCGGTcgcctcttgtctttcttccgcctttccgtcttcgccgctctcgggAAGCAGTCGGTCGTCTTACGCGACGCACGAACGCCTTCGGACTCCTCCCTCTGGCCACTCCTTTccgcctgtcttctcttcccactctttttctcctctcgcgagCACACCTCAGAAGGGGGAACAGGAAGGCCTCTCGGGAGATTTTGCTTCGGAGGGCGTAGAATCTCGGTtgggaaacggggaagaaggcgactcgACGTCTTTGGCGTCACCCGCGCGTCGGCCGCctgcctccttctcgccgatTATCTTGGGGAACACATTTCacctgtacagacacctgggCCTCGAGCGCATGGAGGCAGCCGGCGGGCTACACGACTTCATGGGATGGGGAGGCAATCTGCTCACAGACAGCGGCGGCTTCCAGATGGTTTCCCTCCTGAAAATCATCGCTgttcgcgaagaaggcgtcgcctttgccgcctcctccctcgACACCAAACGCGAAGGCAAAAGGCAACAAAGAAAGCGATTTGCcgccgacacagagagagaacaagagacggaagagaaagcagagaaagaagaggagggaggtGAAGACACTGGAGGCGGCTTGTTGCTATTGACGCCGGAGAAATCGATACACATGCAG AACGCCATGGGCAGCGACATCATCATGCAGCTGGACGACGTCGTCTCGTCCACAACGCCCGACCCTGCGCGCGTCGAGGACGCAATGCAACGCTCCCTTCG ATGGCTCGATCGCTGCATCGCTGCGCACAGACGCCCCCGCGACCAGGCGCTGTTCGGCATCGTCCAGGGCGGGCTCGATCCGCGAACGCGCGAAGTGTCTCTCCGCGAAATCCAAAAAAGGCCTCTCCCTGGATTCGCCATCGGCGGGCTaagcggcggcgaggcgaaggacgacTTCTGGAGAATGGTGGAACTT AGCACGCGTCCGGGAAAAGGCCTTCCGGCGAACAAACCGCGGTACGTGATGGGCGTCGGATACCCCCTGGACATTGTCGTCTGCGTCGCACTCGGCTGCGACATGTTCGACTGCGTGTATCCCTGCCGCACGGCCCGCTTCGGTACCGCTCTGGTGCGCGAGCAAGGCGGCATTCTCCGCGTCAAACAAAAGAAATACAAACTCGACTTGAG GTCGTTGGATCCGACCTGCGGGTGCTACGCCTGCCGCAACTACTCGCGAGCCTTCTTCCACGCATCGTTCGGGAAG ATGCCTGCGGTCTCCCAGTTGCTGACAGTCCACAATCTCTTCTTCATGCAGACTCTCTGCCTGGACATGCAGCGCGCAATTGCCGCAGGAACGTTCCCCGCTTTCGTtcgctccttccttcttcagctgtTTCCGCCCTCGTCGAAACCTGGAGCAGGCCAggggcggcgagaggagagcgcggaaggaggcgacagggaagaagggaaagcgcgggaagagagaacagacgagCGAACCGACGCTTCCGGACCCGCCAGTGTGGCCGCGGGCGACGGCCGGGGGGCGACCGAGGGTGGAGTCGCAGGGGAGCACGAGAAGCCGGAAGGGAAAGCGctcgaagagaaaaagaacaagcgacagcgacggctgaaggcggaggcgaagagaaaagagagagaaagcagcggGGCTGCGCAGGACACCTGTgccgagacacacgagaaCGGCGAGCCTGCCGCAAAcctttcttccgcgtgtCCGCCGATCTGGGTTCGAGACGCCCTGAGAACCGCCGGAATCGTAATAGACGACCTCTACACGTTTAGCGAAGACGAACGCAAGAACTAG
- a CDS encoding putative ribosomal protein S15 — MYTPRPPPEHSPTRALRRSQRGREGENEEREKNLATERRQDVKAVDGREQSGTLKNTHKKARRKDAEEEPEETEEGEEERKEAEEEEDEEGEEMDEEDEEKDEGESEREKAGGDEREDEGRRFRPTKALRNVLSEESVDFETLEKEAAAGQGGVHHAWEIDYSDLDPSGPFQQDFLKAHYRRNFRLHADDCGSEGFQVASLTARINYLTQHMIRHRKDLSCVRGLRALVVRRRKEDAASEVTRAFAASLKVARSHAALLEHTGAAPEPSEDRDDLRADGND, encoded by the exons atgtacaccccaaGACCGCCACCAG AGCACAGCCCGACACGAGCTCTAAGAAGATCCCAAAGAGgccgggaaggcgagaacgaagaacgcgagaagaatcTCGCAACCGAGAGGCGACAAGACGTGAAGGCCGTAGACGGCAGGGAGCAGTCAGGGACACTGAAAAACACTCATAAAAAagcaaggagaaaagacgctgaagaggaacctgaagagacggaggaaggtgaagaggaaaggaaagaggcagaggaagaggaagacgaggaaggtgaagagatggacgaggaagacgaagagaaggacgaggggGAAtcagaaagggagaaggcaggaggTGACGAGCGCGAGGATGAGGGGAGACGTTTTCGGCCGACAAAGGCTCTCAGAAATGTCCTTTCCGAGGAGAGCGTCGATTtcgagacgctggagaaagaagccgcAGCCGGTCAGGGAGGCGTTCACCACGCCTGGGAAATCGACTACTCAGATCTTGATCCGTCCGGG CCTTTCCAGCAGGATTTCCTCAAGGCGCACTACCGCCGCAACTTCCGGCTGCATGCGGATGATTGCGGCAGCGAAGGCTTCCAAGTTGCGTCTCTCACCGCCCGCATCAACTACCTGACTCAGCACATGATTCGCCACCGGAAAGATCTCTCTTGTGTCCGAGGCCTGCGAGCCCTCGTCGTCCGAAGACGCAA GGAGGATGCCGCCTCAGAAGTTacgcgcgccttcgctgcgtcGCTCAAGGTTGCGCGGTCGCATGCAGCGTTGCTGGAACACACCGGAGCCGCCCCCGAGCCCTCGGAGGATCGGGACGACTTGCGTGCAGACGGAAACGATTGA